The Leadbetterella byssophila DSM 17132 DNA window ATACCTGAGAAAAATGCGAATGCATATGCTTCTGTCTGATTTTCCCCGTATAAGATAAATGTGGATTTTTAATGAGGTCAATATAGTGGAACTTGAAGAAGCCGGAATATACAGATAGTATTCCCGGTATATAGGTATTCTCCGGTAAATAAAGATGAGGTAATTCGTAAGTAGGAGTGTTGTAGGTAAATAGTTTGCCTGACTCTCTATAATCCCGGGCGTATCCATTGAAAAAGAAGAAGGTAGTAGCACTGAATAGTATACCAATTACTACAGTACCTAAATACCCGTTTCGCAGTGATAAGCTGTAATTTTTCCGTAGAATACTTAACAAAACCAGAGCTATTACAGACCCTATAAAATATACCCCAAAGTTTAGTTTAGCCATGGAGCCTAAAACCAAACTAACAATGATCAATGCTGAATACAAGAGGTTAGGTTTTCTGTAGACTTGCAGTAATGCGTATAGATTAAGAGTTCCTAAGAATATAATAAAAGCGTCATTTGTAGCTTGTCCGGAAATAGCTATAAATCTGGGATTAAATGCAATAAAGGCAAATACCAAAAGTTTAAGGTATTCAGCAAAGGGTAAGGTACGAATGAATTTCATCATGAGGAATAAACTCCCCACCCCAAATACGGCGCTGAACATTTGTGCACTGATATGTTTGGCCCAATCGCTCTCAATACCAAACAGATTCCAAAAGGTTGCTACCATCAAATGATATAATTTAGGATGATAGCATTGCCAGCATTGTGTTGACCTCGGGAGCTCTCCGAATCTTGCAATGAGCTCAATTACAGTGAAATGGTCATCATTCGCATATCCTCCATTCAGGGTTGCTAATGCGAAAATTAATAGGGATGAAATGCCTAGAATCCAGGCATATAAGTTGCTCTTTGATGTCATAAATTAGTGATGTATTTATTTCTTCCACCCATATACGCGGACATAATCCACCTCAAATTCAGCAGGAAAGGCAGCTTCATCTATGCCCTTTTGGCCGCCCCACATTCCACCTACGGCCAAATTGATCAGCCAATGGAATTTCTGGTCAAATGGCCAGGCATTCTTGTCCTCACCTTCATTGTCGAAGTGGAAGAGTTCTACATCGTCAACAAACCCTTTGATATAGGTAGGTGTCCAATCTACACGGTACAGATGGAAGGAGTTAGTAGCTCCTGGAAGCTTTCGACTTGCAGTCTTCTGAGTTCCAATGGAATGGTGGTAAGCCTTAGTGTGTACACTGATATGAACCACGTCCGGATCATAGCCCACATGTTCTAGTATGTCAATTTCCCCCGAACTTGGCCATCCGCCATATTCCCAATCCGTAGGAAGCATCCATACCGCAGGCCAGGTGCCCCTACCGGTAGGTACTTTGGCACGGACTTCAAACCTACCATATTTAAAATCTCCTTTTTTCTTACTGACTAACCTTGCTGAAGTGTATTCCTGGCCTTCATATGATTCTTTAATCGCTCTTATTTTAAGTGTGCCATTAGAGACAAAGGCATTCTCTTTCCTGGCATTCGTGTAATATTGCAACTCTTGATTTCCCCAGCCATTATTGCCATTCCCTACATCGTACGACCACTTTTTAGGATCTGGCAAACCTTCATAATTGAACTCATCTGCCCAGATGGGCTTTTTCGTAAATCCTGAAGGAGAGAAAAGCAATGATGTTAAGAAGAAGTATAGAATCATGTTCATTTGATGGGTTTA harbors:
- a CDS encoding ArnT family glycosyltransferase produces the protein MTSKSNLYAWILGISSLLIFALATLNGGYANDDHFTVIELIARFGELPRSTQCWQCYHPKLYHLMVATFWNLFGIESDWAKHISAQMFSAVFGVGSLFLMMKFIRTLPFAEYLKLLVFAFIAFNPRFIAISGQATNDAFIIFLGTLNLYALLQVYRKPNLLYSALIIVSLVLGSMAKLNFGVYFIGSVIALVLLSILRKNYSLSLRNGYLGTVVIGILFSATTFFFFNGYARDYRESGKLFTYNTPTYELPHLYLPENTYIPGILSVYSGFFKFHYIDLIKNPHLSYTGKIRQKHMHSHFSQVYGRFYFLGFDNWPHEWRTDNRFITFIGKVSLAVGIVPTLILFIGILLGIRQLFRDPWSENPMWIYALYIAGYIGFGVLFSLIGRTFVFMKAIYIFPGLLATIVPFLTGNYWISKWIPQKLIIGFYITLFVLYLIPVIHLLGQLAQKM
- a CDS encoding glycoside hydrolase family 16 protein translates to MNMILYFFLTSLLFSPSGFTKKPIWADEFNYEGLPDPKKWSYDVGNGNNGWGNQELQYYTNARKENAFVSNGTLKIRAIKESYEGQEYTSARLVSKKKGDFKYGRFEVRAKVPTGRGTWPAVWMLPTDWEYGGWPSSGEIDILEHVGYDPDVVHISVHTKAYHHSIGTQKTASRKLPGATNSFHLYRVDWTPTYIKGFVDDVELFHFDNEGEDKNAWPFDQKFHWLINLAVGGMWGGQKGIDEAAFPAEFEVDYVRVYGWKK